Proteins encoded in a region of the Pseudomonas shahriarae genome:
- a CDS encoding RsiV family protein, producing MSLLKVASVACIALTLGACQSLFQPSYRAPLEATRDASEVVQPGCTTADCPLVNIDTVHFASEPKLDALIEQRLLEMTRTTPGAPVPATLNAYREKFLRESGPRNSMYLQAKVREQHDGLVIIELSSYLDTGGAHGEPGRGFINYSRQQQKNLTLADMLRPGKEDAFWKAAQVAHNSWLISTRLSLEPEYVKSWPFQKTPNVALTYGAVVLKYPTTTIAPYAMGHVELQIPYARLDGIIKPELVPVRR from the coding sequence ATGTCGCTGTTAAAAGTCGCCTCCGTGGCCTGTATTGCCCTGACGCTCGGTGCTTGCCAGAGCCTGTTCCAACCCAGCTACCGTGCGCCGCTGGAAGCCACTCGCGATGCCTCCGAGGTGGTGCAACCCGGCTGCACCACTGCCGATTGCCCGCTGGTGAACATCGATACGGTGCATTTCGCCAGCGAGCCCAAGCTCGATGCGTTGATCGAGCAACGCCTGCTGGAAATGACCCGCACCACCCCCGGCGCCCCGGTGCCGGCGACCTTGAATGCCTATCGGGAAAAATTCCTGCGTGAGTCCGGCCCGCGCAACAGCATGTATTTGCAGGCCAAGGTACGGGAGCAGCATGACGGCTTGGTGATCATCGAGCTGTCCAGCTACCTGGACACCGGCGGTGCCCACGGCGAACCCGGCCGTGGCTTCATCAACTACTCGCGCCAACAGCAAAAAAACCTGACCCTGGCGGACATGCTGCGCCCGGGCAAGGAAGACGCGTTCTGGAAAGCCGCCCAAGTGGCCCACAACAGCTGGCTGATCAGCACTCGCCTGAGCCTGGAGCCGGAGTACGTGAAAAGCTGGCCCTTCCAGAAAACCCCGAACGTGGCGCTGACCTACGGTGCCGTGGTGCTCAAGTACCCTACGACCACCATTGCGCCTTACGCCATGGGCCACGTCGAGTTGCAGATTCCTTACGCTCGCCTCGACGGCATCATCAAGCCTGAGCTGGTGCCCGTGCGCCGCTGA
- a CDS encoding NUDIX domain-containing protein — protein sequence MTDSAKSTPTRFEEVQRDNAYSGFYKLDRVQLRHELFDGGMSPVINREIFVRHDAVCVLPYDPQRDEVVLIEQFRVGAMGRTDNPWLVEMVAGLIDKDEQPEEVAHREAEEEAGLTFSALWPITKYFPSPGGSTEFVHLFLGRCDSAGAGGIHGLAEEAEDIRVTVWAFEDALQAVRDGKISNAASIIALQWLALNRAEVRGLWQ from the coding sequence ATGACCGACAGTGCGAAATCGACGCCGACCAGATTCGAAGAGGTTCAGCGCGACAATGCCTACAGCGGCTTCTACAAGCTCGATCGCGTGCAACTGCGTCACGAGTTGTTCGATGGCGGCATGAGCCCGGTTATCAACCGTGAGATTTTTGTACGCCACGATGCCGTGTGTGTACTGCCCTACGACCCGCAGCGCGATGAAGTGGTGTTGATCGAGCAATTTCGTGTGGGCGCCATGGGTCGCACCGACAACCCCTGGCTGGTGGAAATGGTGGCCGGCCTGATCGACAAGGACGAGCAACCGGAGGAGGTTGCACACCGCGAAGCCGAAGAGGAAGCTGGGCTGACCTTCTCCGCGCTGTGGCCGATCACCAAATATTTCCCCTCGCCGGGTGGCAGCACCGAATTCGTCCACCTGTTTTTGGGGCGTTGCGACAGTGCCGGTGCCGGCGGTATCCATGGCCTGGCCGAGGAGGCAGAAGATATCCGTGTCACCGTCTGGGCTTTTGAAGATGCCCTGCAAGCGGTACGCGACGGTAAAATTTCCAACGCAGCCAGCATTATCGCCCTGCAATGGCTTGCGCTTAATCGCGCGGAAGTGAGGGGGCTATGGCAGTAA
- a CDS encoding DUF1249 domain-containing protein, whose translation MAVKVRERYRVDLIGLQAACEANYARLMRLLPDMRHAPEARRIAVTHGDQMLGVLNLEVILTCPYTSTLRVRQEHSLPWLPVPQLEVQVYHDAQMAEVVSAEHARRFRSIYPYPNVFMHQPDEKAQLNVFLGEWLSHCLALGHEFEVVR comes from the coding sequence ATGGCAGTAAAGGTACGGGAACGCTACCGGGTTGATCTGATCGGCTTGCAAGCCGCTTGCGAGGCTAACTACGCGCGGCTGATGCGCCTGTTGCCGGACATGCGCCACGCGCCCGAAGCGCGCCGGATCGCCGTGACCCACGGCGACCAGATGCTCGGCGTGTTGAACCTGGAAGTGATCCTCACCTGCCCCTACACCAGCACCCTGCGGGTGCGCCAGGAGCACAGCCTGCCGTGGCTGCCGGTGCCGCAGTTGGAAGTGCAGGTGTATCACGATGCACAGATGGCCGAAGTAGTCAGCGCCGAACATGCACGGCGCTTTCGCAGCATCTATCCTTACCCCAATGTGTTCATGCACCAGCCCGATGAGAAAGCCCAGCTCAATGTGTTCCTCGGCGAGTGGTTGAGCCATTGCCTGGCGTTGGGCCATGAGTTTGAAGTCGTGCGGTAG
- the cpdA gene encoding 3',5'-cyclic-AMP phosphodiesterase, with the protein MPSVSIVNPDAPALLVQLSDSHLFAEADGTLLGMNTRDSLQRVIDLVRAQQPQIDLLLATGDLSQDGTLASYQLFRELSQQVGAPARWIPGNHDEPQVMAEATMGSALLEPVVDVGNWRVIMLDSAVPGSVPGYLADVQLQLLAQALSEAPGRHHLVCFHHHPVPIGCAWMEPIGLRNPEALFAVLDRFPQVRAVLWGHVHQEIDRERHGVRLLASPSTCIQFAPGSEDFNVSEQAPGYRWLRLHADGRLETGVERVQGFAFTVDYGSNGY; encoded by the coding sequence TTGCCGAGCGTATCCATCGTGAACCCTGATGCGCCGGCGTTGCTGGTGCAACTGTCTGACAGCCACCTGTTTGCCGAGGCCGACGGCACGCTGCTGGGCATGAACACCCGTGACAGCCTGCAGCGGGTGATTGACCTGGTCCGCGCCCAGCAGCCGCAGATTGATTTGCTGCTGGCCACCGGCGACCTGTCCCAGGACGGCACGCTTGCGTCCTACCAGCTGTTTCGTGAACTGAGCCAGCAGGTCGGCGCCCCGGCGCGCTGGATCCCGGGCAACCACGATGAGCCGCAGGTCATGGCCGAGGCCACCATGGGCAGTGCGTTGCTGGAGCCGGTGGTGGATGTGGGCAACTGGCGGGTCATTATGCTGGACTCCGCCGTGCCGGGCTCTGTGCCGGGTTATCTGGCGGATGTGCAACTGCAGCTCTTGGCCCAGGCGTTGAGCGAAGCACCGGGCCGCCATCACCTGGTGTGCTTCCATCATCACCCCGTGCCTATCGGCTGTGCCTGGATGGAGCCGATTGGCCTGCGTAACCCTGAGGCGCTGTTCGCCGTCCTCGACCGGTTTCCCCAGGTACGGGCGGTGCTGTGGGGGCATGTGCACCAGGAAATCGACCGCGAACGCCATGGCGTGCGCCTGCTGGCGTCGCCGTCGACCTGTATCCAGTTCGCCCCGGGCAGTGAGGATTTCAACGTCAGCGAACAGGCCCCTGGCTATCGCTGGCTGCGTTTGCATGCCGATGGACGCTTGGAAACAGGCGTAGAGCGGGTCCAGGGGTTTGCCTTCACCGTCGATTACGGTAGCAATGGCTACTGA
- a CDS encoding M14 family metallopeptidase, translated as MKTLEQVRAALKPYPVEVQFPDLSQWKTGNCGIDYIHSFDSGTPGPHVLIMALTHGNEVSGAIAVDALLRSGVRPRQGRLSLGFANIQAYQRFDPQDIDATRFIDEDMNRVWLPSTLDGPRDSAELRRARELRPLIDSVDLLLDIHSMHEESPPLMMCGACAKGLAFAQSLGVPATIVADAGHANGRRMRDYGGFGDAASPKNALLIETGQHFSKTSERVALDVAARFLIATQAVVEADVSTFLSQEKPAAQQCLQVTDPVIAHSMDFSFTDDFRGLERISHAGTVIARDAQREIVTPYDNCVLIQPSLRHLGQGVTVVRLARDYRQ; from the coding sequence ATGAAAACCCTTGAGCAGGTTCGTGCAGCACTCAAACCCTACCCCGTGGAGGTCCAGTTCCCTGATCTGAGCCAATGGAAAACCGGTAACTGCGGGATCGACTACATACACAGCTTCGACAGCGGCACGCCAGGGCCCCATGTGCTGATCATGGCACTGACCCATGGCAATGAAGTCAGCGGCGCAATCGCGGTGGACGCCCTGTTGCGTAGCGGGGTGCGCCCGCGCCAGGGGCGATTGTCACTGGGCTTTGCCAACATACAGGCCTATCAACGCTTCGACCCACAGGACATTGATGCGACCCGCTTTATTGACGAGGACATGAACCGCGTCTGGCTGCCATCAACCCTCGACGGCCCGCGCGACTCCGCCGAATTGCGCCGCGCCCGGGAGCTGCGCCCGCTGATCGACAGTGTGGATTTGCTGCTCGATATCCACTCAATGCACGAAGAATCACCGCCGCTGATGATGTGCGGTGCATGCGCCAAAGGCCTGGCGTTCGCCCAATCATTAGGCGTACCGGCAACCATCGTCGCAGACGCCGGCCACGCCAACGGCCGGCGCATGCGTGACTACGGCGGATTCGGCGATGCCGCCAGCCCCAAGAATGCGCTGCTGATCGAGACCGGCCAGCACTTTTCGAAAACCAGTGAACGGGTCGCCCTCGACGTCGCGGCCCGCTTCCTGATTGCGACTCAGGCAGTCGTCGAGGCGGATGTATCGACGTTTCTCAGCCAGGAAAAACCTGCAGCCCAGCAATGTTTGCAAGTCACCGACCCAGTGATCGCCCACAGCATGGACTTCAGTTTCACCGATGACTTTCGTGGCCTGGAGCGGATCAGCCACGCTGGCACGGTGATCGCCCGGGATGCCCAGCGCGAAATCGTCACGCCGTATGACAACTGCGTGTTGATCCAGCCTTCACTGCGGCATCTGGGGCAAGGCGTTACGGTGGTGCGGTTAGCGCGGGACTACCGTCAATAG
- a CDS encoding MFS transporter, with product MPTVKQTRCTPMTVPSSVLSSAQAPTQRGPWKEIVAASVGNALEFYDLLIYGYFAVVISKQFFPSDNETTSLLLAVGSFGISFLMRPLGAIVLGSYTDRAGRKASLTMSIMIMLIGTAMITFAPTYEQIGLAAPLLIIVARMLQGFSTGGEFGAATAFMVEHADAKRRGFFASWQLSTQGLATILAAGVSAILSYVLSDVQLNDWGWRVAFGFGLLIGPVGFYIRTQIDETPDFKKTAASTKLKTPLRDVLVKGHVSLLLAIGVVAGATAFNYVHKLYMPIYALKQLNITATSSYLGALMTGVTLMLMAPVFGGLSDRYGRFRVLTIALLLTGFSSYPMFALLNAFPSFSTLLTVQAIVGLLIAACLGPIPAMLADIFPTSIRGTGLALSYNFSVTLFGGFAPLIVTWMIDASGSKLAPSFYVMATILISVLAIICLGRRMRGTHPAAH from the coding sequence ATGCCAACTGTGAAACAGACCCGGTGCACACCCATGACAGTCCCATCATCCGTCTTATCATCGGCACAGGCTCCAACCCAGCGAGGTCCATGGAAGGAGATCGTCGCTGCCAGTGTCGGTAACGCCTTGGAGTTTTATGATTTGCTGATCTACGGCTATTTCGCGGTAGTGATCAGCAAACAGTTTTTCCCATCCGATAACGAAACCACCTCACTGCTGCTGGCCGTAGGCTCGTTTGGCATTTCCTTCCTGATGCGCCCCCTGGGCGCCATCGTGCTCGGTTCCTACACCGACAGGGCCGGGCGAAAGGCATCGTTAACGATGTCGATCATGATCATGCTGATCGGCACCGCAATGATTACCTTCGCCCCGACCTATGAGCAGATCGGCTTGGCAGCGCCGCTGTTGATCATCGTTGCGCGCATGCTCCAGGGCTTTTCTACGGGCGGTGAGTTTGGTGCGGCGACCGCATTCATGGTCGAGCACGCCGATGCCAAACGCCGTGGCTTCTTTGCCAGTTGGCAATTGTCGACCCAGGGCCTGGCGACCATACTGGCCGCGGGGGTCAGTGCAATCCTCAGCTATGTGCTGTCGGATGTGCAGTTGAACGACTGGGGTTGGCGTGTGGCCTTCGGCTTCGGCCTGCTGATCGGGCCGGTGGGTTTCTATATTCGCACGCAAATCGATGAAACCCCGGACTTCAAGAAAACCGCCGCCAGCACAAAGTTGAAGACGCCGCTGCGCGATGTGTTGGTCAAAGGGCACGTCAGCCTGTTGCTGGCTATCGGCGTGGTGGCCGGGGCCACAGCATTCAACTATGTGCACAAGCTGTACATGCCCATTTATGCCCTTAAACAACTGAACATCACCGCCACCTCTTCGTATCTCGGGGCGCTGATGACTGGCGTGACCCTGATGTTGATGGCCCCGGTATTTGGCGGCTTATCCGATCGCTACGGACGCTTTCGGGTACTGACAATCGCCTTGCTGCTTACCGGGTTTTCGTCCTATCCGATGTTCGCCCTGCTCAACGCCTTCCCCAGCTTTTCTACGCTGCTGACCGTGCAGGCGATTGTCGGGTTGTTGATCGCTGCCTGCCTGGGGCCCATCCCGGCGATGCTTGCCGATATTTTCCCAACCAGCATTCGCGGGACCGGCCTGGCGCTGAGCTACAACTTTTCCGTCACCCTGTTTGGTGGTTTTGCGCCCTTGATCGTGACGTGGATGATCGACGCCAGCGGCAGCAAGCTGGCCCCCAGCTTTTATGTCATGGCGACCATTCTGATCAGCGTACTGGCGATTATCTGCCTGGGCCGACGCATGCGCGGCACCCACCCCGCTGCCCATTAA
- a CDS encoding LysR family transcriptional regulator — translation MQLEWLEDFIELARTRSLSRAAENRCVTHPAFGRRIRALEEWVGTPLIERKQPLSLTPCGVLFLDAATQSLQLLTTVRAQFKGTTLSRDEPVRIATGRTLASDFFPDWYESLHQRLGNFAVSLVTSGAQEAISKLSAGEVDLLLSFSSPLTQTLLGAERCDSRVLANEELLPVSAPDANGLPRQQICTAPCAMSIPWLAFSPSLALRGVLAQHLERLPQHLALRMVYQADSYDAILEMAKRGRGLAWLPRMVVKDALASGELLIAGGPEFHVAFDVSLHRLHANQSEMVMKIWEGL, via the coding sequence ATGCAACTAGAATGGCTTGAGGATTTTATCGAACTGGCCCGCACCCGCAGCCTGTCGCGGGCCGCCGAAAATCGCTGTGTCACGCACCCGGCGTTCGGCCGACGTATCCGCGCCCTGGAAGAATGGGTCGGTACACCCTTGATCGAGCGCAAACAGCCCCTGTCACTGACGCCTTGCGGCGTGCTGTTCCTGGACGCCGCGACACAATCATTGCAACTGCTGACCACTGTCAGGGCGCAATTCAAAGGCACCACCCTGAGCCGCGACGAACCCGTGCGCATCGCCACCGGCCGGACCCTGGCCAGCGATTTTTTCCCGGACTGGTACGAGTCATTGCACCAGCGCCTGGGCAATTTTGCGGTGTCATTGGTCACCAGCGGGGCGCAAGAAGCGATCAGCAAGTTATCCGCCGGTGAGGTCGACCTGCTGTTGAGCTTTTCCAGCCCATTGACCCAGACACTGCTGGGCGCGGAGCGTTGCGACTCCCGGGTACTGGCCAATGAGGAACTGTTGCCGGTCAGTGCGCCGGACGCCAATGGCCTGCCGCGCCAGCAGATCTGCACCGCGCCCTGCGCCATGAGCATCCCCTGGCTGGCCTTTTCTCCGTCCCTGGCACTGCGCGGCGTGCTGGCCCAGCACCTTGAGCGGCTGCCACAGCACCTGGCGCTGCGCATGGTCTACCAGGCGGACTCTTATGACGCCATCCTGGAAATGGCCAAGCGTGGCAGAGGCCTGGCATGGCTGCCGCGCATGGTGGTCAAGGATGCGCTGGCCTCGGGCGAGTTGCTGATTGCAGGCGGCCCCGAGTTTCACGTCGCCTTCGACGTCTCGCTGCATCGCCTGCACGCCAACCAGAGCGAAATGGTCATGAAGATCTGGGAAGGTCTGTGA
- a CDS encoding YqiA/YcfP family alpha/beta fold hydrolase — MSASILYIHGFNSAPASTKASLLMGVMDSLGLADQLRVPALHHHPRQAMAQLEQAIGELGRPLLVGSSLGGYYATHLAERHGLKALLVNPAVSPHRMFDGYLGTQKNLYTDETWELTHDHVAALAELEVAAPQDAQRYQVWLQTGDETLDYRLAEQYYRACALRIQAGGDHGYQGFGRQLPALLSFAGIGADQYQSFDFTAL; from the coding sequence ATGTCCGCTTCGATCTTGTATATCCACGGTTTCAACAGTGCGCCGGCCTCGACCAAGGCCAGCTTGCTGATGGGCGTGATGGACAGTCTCGGTCTGGCCGACCAACTGCGGGTGCCGGCCTTGCATCACCACCCACGCCAGGCGATGGCCCAGCTGGAGCAGGCGATCGGCGAGCTGGGGCGGCCGCTGCTGGTCGGCAGCTCACTCGGCGGCTACTATGCAACCCATCTTGCCGAACGCCATGGCCTCAAGGCGCTGTTGGTCAACCCGGCGGTCAGCCCCCATCGCATGTTCGACGGTTACCTGGGCACCCAGAAGAACCTCTACACCGATGAAACCTGGGAACTGACCCACGATCACGTCGCGGCCCTGGCTGAGCTTGAGGTTGCAGCGCCCCAGGATGCCCAGCGCTATCAGGTGTGGTTGCAGACCGGGGACGAAACACTGGATTATCGCCTCGCCGAGCAGTATTACCGGGCCTGTGCCTTGCGTATCCAGGCTGGCGGCGACCACGGTTACCAGGGCTTTGGCCGACAGTTGCCGGCGTTGTTGAGTTTTGCCGGCATTGGCGCAGATCAGTACCAATCCTTCGATTTCACCGCATTGTGA
- the parE gene encoding DNA topoisomerase IV subunit B — protein MATPSASSYNADAIEVLSGLDPVRKRPGMYTDTSRPNHLAQEVIDNSVDEALAGHAKSVQVILHADHSLEVSDDGRGMPVDIHPEEGVSGVELILTKLHAGGKFSNKNYQFSGGLHGVGISVVNALSTQVRVKVKRDGNEYQMTFADGYKATELEVVGTVGKRNTGTSVYFAPDPKYFDSPKFSISRLKHVLKAKAVLCPGLLVSFEDKGTGEKVEWHYEDGLRSYLEDSVSEFERLPNEPFCGSLAGNKEAVDWALLWLPEGGDSVQESYVNLIPTAQGGTHVNGLRQGLLDAMREFCEYRSLLPRGVKLAPEDVWERIAFVLSMKMQEPQFSGQTKERLSSREAAAFVSGVVKDAFSLWLNEHPELGLALAELAINNAGRRLKASKKVERKRITQGPALPGKLADCAGQDPMRSELFLVEGDSAGGSAKQARDKEFQAILPLRGKILNTWEVDGSEVLASQEVHNIAVAIGVDPGAEDMSQLRYGKICILADADSDGLHIATLLCALFVQHFRPLVDAGHVYVAMPPLYRIDLGKEIFYALDEAERDGILDRLVAEKKRGKPQVTRFKGLGEMNPPQLRETTMDPNTRRLVQLTLEDYAATSEMMDMLLAKKRAGDRKAWLESKGNLAEVLG, from the coding sequence ATGGCCACTCCCAGCGCTAGCTCTTATAACGCCGACGCCATCGAAGTCCTCTCGGGCCTCGACCCGGTGCGCAAACGCCCCGGCATGTACACCGACACCAGTCGGCCGAACCACCTTGCCCAGGAAGTCATCGACAACAGCGTCGACGAAGCCTTGGCCGGGCATGCCAAGTCGGTCCAGGTCATCCTGCACGCCGACCATTCCCTGGAAGTGTCCGACGACGGGCGCGGCATGCCGGTGGACATCCACCCGGAAGAGGGCGTGTCGGGTGTCGAGCTGATCCTCACCAAGCTGCACGCGGGCGGCAAGTTCTCCAACAAGAACTACCAGTTTTCCGGCGGCTTGCACGGTGTGGGTATTTCCGTGGTCAACGCCTTGTCCACGCAGGTGCGGGTCAAGGTCAAGCGCGACGGCAACGAATACCAGATGACCTTCGCCGATGGCTACAAGGCCACCGAGCTGGAAGTGGTCGGCACGGTCGGCAAGCGCAATACCGGGACCAGCGTGTACTTCGCGCCGGACCCGAAGTACTTCGATTCCCCGAAATTCTCCATCAGCCGCCTCAAGCACGTACTCAAGGCCAAGGCCGTGCTGTGCCCGGGCTTGCTGGTCAGTTTTGAAGACAAAGGCACCGGCGAAAAGGTCGAGTGGCACTACGAAGACGGCTTGCGCTCCTACCTCGAAGACTCGGTCAGCGAGTTCGAACGCCTGCCCAACGAGCCGTTCTGCGGCAGCCTGGCAGGTAACAAGGAGGCCGTGGACTGGGCCTTGCTGTGGCTGCCCGAAGGGGGCGACAGCGTCCAGGAAAGCTACGTCAACCTGATCCCCACCGCCCAGGGCGGTACCCACGTCAACGGTCTGCGCCAGGGCTTGCTGGATGCCATGCGCGAATTCTGCGAATACCGCAGCCTGTTGCCGCGCGGCGTGAAGCTGGCGCCGGAAGACGTCTGGGAACGCATCGCCTTTGTGCTGTCGATGAAAATGCAGGAGCCGCAATTCTCCGGCCAGACCAAGGAACGCCTGTCGTCCCGCGAGGCCGCGGCGTTTGTCTCGGGCGTGGTCAAGGATGCGTTCAGCCTGTGGCTCAACGAGCACCCGGAACTGGGCCTGGCCCTGGCGGAGCTGGCGATCAACAACGCCGGCCGTCGCCTCAAGGCCAGCAAAAAGGTCGAGCGCAAGCGCATTACCCAGGGCCCGGCGTTGCCCGGCAAGCTGGCGGACTGCGCCGGCCAGGACCCGATGCGCTCCGAACTGTTCCTGGTCGAAGGTGATTCCGCCGGTGGTTCGGCCAAACAGGCGCGGGACAAGGAATTCCAGGCGATCCTGCCGCTGCGCGGCAAGATCCTCAACACCTGGGAAGTCGATGGCAGCGAAGTCCTGGCCAGCCAGGAAGTGCACAACATCGCCGTGGCCATTGGCGTCGATCCAGGCGCCGAGGACATGAGCCAGTTGCGCTACGGCAAGATCTGCATCCTGGCCGACGCCGACTCCGATGGTCTGCACATTGCCACGTTGCTCTGCGCACTGTTCGTCCAGCATTTCCGCCCGCTGGTGGATGCCGGTCACGTCTACGTGGCCATGCCGCCGCTGTACCGCATCGACCTGGGCAAAGAAATCTTCTACGCCCTGGACGAGGCCGAACGCGACGGCATCCTCGACCGCCTGGTGGCCGAGAAGAAGCGCGGCAAGCCACAAGTCACCCGATTCAAGGGCCTGGGTGAAATGAACCCGCCGCAACTGCGCGAAACCACCATGGACCCGAACACCCGGCGCCTGGTGCAGTTGACCCTCGAAGACTATGCCGCCACTTCGGAAATGATGGACATGTTGCTGGCCAAGAAGCGCGCCGGCGACCGCAAGGCCTGGCTGGAGTCCAAAGGCAACCTGGCCGAGGTATTGGGCTGA
- a CDS encoding esterase-like activity of phytase family protein produces the protein MRSGFALAILLLSGLAATPVVAQPAAELKLLSEHPVDGMRGGNLSGLALCGKDLWTVSDRDDDQIYRLDTRADTWQAETVTINVPPVPESGLPWGLRARTTAASVIRGGDLDFEGISCDAAGNRYIVSEAHAAVLQVPASGDPEWLKIAPGMVREARASGLLLHFNALFEGLAVNPEGNQIWLAAERERRGLISIKRGQSVWDCDGPCVLLSEAGQEMQPAQFPGARAVSKDFADLALFNGKLFTLERNAFQICRRDSVTAKVELCWSYADEALVPNRRYPQNYGLAEALLIDADGAWIGIDNNFGARADAEKRPMVYRFAAPAGGWSAQP, from the coding sequence ATGCGCAGCGGTTTCGCCCTGGCGATACTGTTGTTGAGCGGGTTGGCTGCTACCCCAGTGGTTGCCCAGCCTGCGGCCGAGCTCAAGTTGTTGTCCGAACACCCTGTAGACGGCATGCGCGGCGGCAACCTGTCGGGCCTGGCCTTGTGTGGCAAGGACTTGTGGACGGTCTCTGACCGCGACGACGACCAGATCTACCGCCTCGATACCCGCGCCGACACCTGGCAGGCCGAGACGGTAACGATCAACGTGCCGCCGGTGCCCGAGTCTGGCCTGCCCTGGGGCTTGCGCGCACGCACCACGGCGGCGTCGGTAATTCGCGGCGGCGACCTGGATTTTGAAGGCATCAGCTGTGACGCCGCGGGTAATCGCTATATCGTCAGCGAAGCCCATGCGGCCGTGCTGCAGGTGCCGGCAAGCGGTGATCCCGAGTGGCTGAAGATTGCCCCTGGCATGGTCCGCGAGGCGCGGGCCAGTGGCCTGTTGTTGCACTTCAATGCCCTGTTTGAGGGCTTGGCGGTCAACCCCGAGGGCAACCAGATCTGGCTGGCAGCCGAGCGTGAGCGGCGCGGGCTGATCTCGATCAAGCGCGGGCAAAGCGTTTGGGATTGTGATGGCCCGTGCGTACTGTTGAGCGAAGCCGGCCAGGAAATGCAACCGGCGCAGTTTCCGGGGGCCAGGGCGGTGTCCAAGGACTTTGCTGACCTGGCGTTGTTCAACGGCAAGCTGTTTACCCTGGAGCGCAACGCGTTCCAGATCTGCCGGCGCGACAGCGTGACGGCCAAGGTCGAGTTGTGCTGGTCGTATGCCGATGAGGCCCTGGTGCCAAATCGACGTTACCCCCAGAACTACGGCCTGGCGGAAGCCCTGTTGATTGACGCCGACGGCGCCTGGATTGGCATCGACAATAATTTCGGCGCTCGGGCCGATGCTGAAAAACGCCCGATGGTCTATCGTTTTGCCGCCCCGGCCGGTGGCTGGAGCGCCCAGCCTTGA